In Methylomagnum ishizawai, one DNA window encodes the following:
- the pepP gene encoding Xaa-Pro aminopeptidase yields the protein MLQPSDFQHRRQQLMKRLKKNSVALIASAPHHHRNRDTEYPFRQHSDFFYLTGFNEPEAVAVFVPGRKQGEFVLFCREFDPEKAIWTGQHAGLEGAREHFGADEAFPIAELATQLPDLFADRDRLYFHIGHEAGFDAQVMAAVNVVRGRARTGVQAPYEFVALEQVLHELRLFKTAAELDLMRKAAAASVKAHRRAMRVARPGRHEYEVEAELLHEFGLQGCRSPAYPCIVAGGKNACVLHYTANDQALRDGDLLLIDAGAEYENYAADITRTFPVNGKFGPSQRLVYELVLQAQAAAIAEVRPGQRWIEPHEAAVKTLVQGLVDLGLLEGKVPKLIKEGTYKKFYMHRTGHWLGMDVHDVGAYKIGGKWRELQPGMVLTVEPGLYIAPDCTEVDPRWRGIGVRIEDDVLVTEDGCEILTAAVPKTVADIEALMAEAA from the coding sequence ATGCTTCAACCCAGCGATTTCCAGCACCGCCGCCAGCAATTGATGAAGCGGCTCAAGAAGAACAGCGTGGCCCTCATCGCCAGCGCCCCCCACCACCACCGCAACCGCGACACCGAATATCCGTTCCGCCAGCACAGCGATTTCTTCTACCTGACCGGCTTCAACGAACCGGAAGCGGTGGCGGTGTTCGTGCCGGGCCGCAAGCAGGGCGAGTTCGTGCTGTTCTGCCGCGAGTTCGATCCCGAGAAGGCGATCTGGACCGGCCAGCACGCGGGGCTGGAAGGCGCCCGCGAGCATTTCGGCGCGGACGAGGCTTTTCCCATCGCCGAACTCGCGACGCAACTGCCCGATCTCTTCGCCGACCGCGACCGGCTGTATTTCCACATCGGCCACGAGGCCGGATTCGACGCGCAGGTGATGGCGGCGGTCAATGTGGTGCGGGGCCGCGCCCGGACCGGGGTGCAAGCACCCTATGAATTCGTCGCGCTCGAACAGGTCTTGCACGAACTGCGCTTGTTCAAAACCGCCGCCGAACTGGACCTGATGCGGAAAGCCGCCGCGGCTTCGGTGAAGGCCCATCGGCGAGCGATGCGGGTGGCGCGTCCGGGCCGCCACGAGTACGAGGTCGAGGCGGAATTGCTGCACGAATTCGGCCTACAGGGCTGTCGTTCGCCCGCCTATCCTTGCATCGTCGCGGGCGGCAAGAATGCCTGCGTCTTGCATTACACCGCCAACGACCAAGCCTTGCGCGATGGCGATTTGCTGCTGATCGATGCTGGTGCGGAATATGAAAACTACGCCGCCGATATCACCCGCACCTTCCCGGTGAACGGCAAGTTCGGCCCTAGCCAGCGCCTCGTCTATGAACTGGTGTTGCAAGCCCAGGCCGCCGCCATCGCCGAGGTCCGTCCCGGCCAGCGCTGGATCGAACCCCACGAGGCGGCGGTGAAAACCCTGGTCCAGGGTTTGGTCGATCTGGGCTTGTTGGAAGGCAAGGTGCCCAAGCTCATCAAGGAAGGGACTTATAAGAAGTTCTACATGCACCGCACCGGCCATTGGCTGGGGATGGATGTCCACGATGTCGGAGCGTACAAGATCGGCGGCAAATGGCGCGAACTGCAACCCGGCATGGTGTTGACGGTGGAGCCGGGGCTGTATATCGCGCCCGATTGCACCGAGGTCGATCCGCGTTGGCGCGGGATCGGCGTGCGGATCGAGGACGATGTGCTGGTGACGGAGGACGGCTGCGAAATCCTCACCGCCGCCGTACCCAAGACCGTGGCGGACATCGAAGCCCTGATGGCGGAGGCGGCATGA
- the ubiH gene encoding 2-octaprenyl-6-methoxyphenyl hydroxylase has protein sequence MNYDYDLLIVGGGLVGGSLALALKDAPLRVGVVEALTPEERRRSPAGHRALALSRGTAQVLDGLGVWREVAPEAMAIRHIHVSDRGHFGKTRLHAADQGVDALGYVAVARVLEDAIERGLERLPIDRLCPARIIGLKAGAEGVCVTLKRDGECLGLNAKLVVAADGGNSSVRNLLGIEQEVRDYGQTAIVTEVRTEKDTRFTAYERFTASGPLAFLPLGRKQCSVVWTLKDADAEEVLALSEAEFTARLQAVFGYWLGRIEPAAVRQGFPLKLVRAEKMVDERVILIGNAMHQIHPVAGQGFNLGLRDAALLADRLWAQTGFGEDIGEAGFLARYAEARRRDLANVIRFTDSLVRIFSNGFPPLALARNLALLALDRLPPAKRLLARHAMGYGVRL, from the coding sequence ATGAATTACGACTACGACCTGTTGATCGTCGGCGGCGGGCTGGTCGGCGGCAGTCTGGCCCTGGCCCTCAAGGACGCGCCTTTGCGGGTCGGCGTGGTGGAAGCCCTGACCCCGGAGGAACGGCGGCGCTCCCCGGCGGGTCATCGCGCCCTGGCTTTGTCGCGGGGCACGGCGCAAGTGCTGGACGGGCTGGGCGTGTGGCGGGAGGTCGCGCCCGAGGCCATGGCGATCCGGCATATCCATGTGTCCGACCGGGGCCATTTCGGCAAGACCCGGCTGCACGCCGCCGATCAGGGCGTCGATGCCCTGGGCTATGTGGCCGTGGCCCGCGTGTTGGAGGACGCCATCGAGCGCGGCCTGGAACGGCTACCCATCGACCGGCTGTGTCCGGCCCGCATCATCGGGCTAAAGGCGGGCGCGGAGGGCGTGTGCGTCACCCTCAAGCGCGATGGCGAATGCCTGGGATTGAACGCCAAGCTGGTGGTGGCCGCCGATGGCGGCAATTCCAGCGTGCGGAATCTATTGGGCATCGAACAGGAGGTGCGTGATTACGGCCAGACTGCCATCGTCACCGAAGTCCGCACCGAAAAGGACACCCGTTTCACCGCTTACGAACGCTTCACCGCTTCCGGTCCCCTGGCTTTCCTGCCCTTGGGGCGCAAGCAATGTTCGGTGGTGTGGACCTTGAAGGACGCCGACGCCGAGGAGGTCTTGGCCTTGTCCGAGGCCGAATTCACCGCCCGTTTGCAGGCGGTGTTCGGCTATTGGTTGGGGCGGATCGAACCGGCGGCGGTGCGGCAGGGCTTCCCGCTCAAGCTGGTCCGGGCGGAAAAGATGGTGGACGAACGGGTGATCCTGATTGGCAACGCCATGCACCAAATCCATCCCGTCGCGGGCCAGGGGTTCAACCTGGGGCTTAGGGACGCGGCTTTGCTGGCGGATCGGCTGTGGGCGCAGACGGGGTTCGGCGAGGATATCGGCGAGGCCGGGTTCCTGGCCCGCTATGCCGAAGCGCGCCGCCGCGATCTTGCCAACGTGATCCGCTTCACCGACAGCTTGGTGCGGATTTTCTCCAACGGTTTCCCGCCCCTGGCCCTGGCCCGCAATCTGGCCTTGCTGGCCCTGGACCGGCTGCCTCCAGCCAAGCGCTTGTTGGCCCGCCACGCCATGGGTTACGGGGTGAGGTTGTAG
- a CDS encoding DUF5672 family protein: MNIAVLTPIYKPRLSDNELACLKHSHAVLRGHDTFLVGPGGLALDFYLEQFPAAKYAFFPAHCFASPQAYSDLLLSQEFYRAFAHYSHILILQQDCIVFRDELADWAATPYDYIGAPWAHVWTYQFPPLGSPYDGMGYPVVVGNGGLSLRRVAAFLAVLEELDWLKRRYDAVVEDAFYSLAGLVSERFLVPNITVAARFSVECEPRRFVEIAGRLPMGVHAWEKWDKAYWLEICGQQGIGGLV, from the coding sequence GTGAACATCGCCGTGCTGACGCCGATTTACAAACCCAGGCTCAGTGACAACGAACTGGCCTGCCTCAAGCATTCCCACGCCGTGCTGCGCGGGCACGACACTTTCCTGGTGGGACCGGGTGGGCTGGCGCTGGATTTCTACCTGGAACAGTTCCCGGCGGCGAAATACGCCTTCTTCCCCGCGCACTGCTTCGCCTCGCCCCAGGCCTATAGCGACCTGCTGCTGTCCCAGGAGTTCTACCGGGCTTTCGCCCATTACAGCCATATCCTCATCCTGCAACAGGATTGCATCGTGTTCCGGGACGAGCTCGCCGACTGGGCCGCGACGCCCTACGACTATATCGGCGCGCCCTGGGCCCATGTCTGGACCTATCAATTCCCGCCGCTGGGCAGCCCCTACGACGGCATGGGCTACCCGGTGGTGGTCGGGAATGGCGGGTTGTCCTTGCGGCGGGTGGCGGCGTTCCTGGCGGTGCTGGAAGAACTCGATTGGCTGAAACGGCGCTATGACGCCGTGGTGGAGGATGCCTTCTATTCCCTGGCCGGGCTGGTGTCCGAACGCTTCCTGGTGCCGAATATCACGGTGGCGGCGCGGTTCTCGGTGGAATGCGAACCCCGCCGGTTCGTCGAAATCGCCGGACGCCTGCCCATGGGCGTCCATGCCTGGGAGAAATGGGACAAGGCCTATTGGCTGGAGATTTGTGGGCAACAGGGCATCGGCGGCTTGGTTTGA
- a CDS encoding UPF0149 family protein → MAKITWSDIEDTLPEDSECGSAAEAHGLLSGLLCMDGGADSSRWLELTLGPDAEPLDPVASSVWQQLFKETRRQLEDFDFSFTPLLPDDDDGTLEERADALGEWCRGFLLGLGYGSNVSDWPGECTEILRDFAEITQLDPASSGDSETDETAYAELAEYVRVGVQVVQRELKARPSQPIRLH, encoded by the coding sequence ATGGCTAAGATCACCTGGTCCGATATCGAGGATACGCTCCCGGAGGATTCCGAGTGCGGCAGCGCCGCCGAGGCCCATGGGTTGTTGTCCGGCCTCTTGTGCATGGATGGCGGGGCCGACTCCAGCCGTTGGCTGGAATTGACCCTCGGCCCCGACGCCGAACCCCTGGACCCCGTGGCCTCGTCCGTGTGGCAACAATTATTCAAGGAAACCCGGCGGCAGTTGGAGGACTTCGATTTTTCCTTCACGCCGCTGTTGCCGGACGACGACGACGGCACCCTGGAAGAACGCGCCGACGCCCTGGGCGAATGGTGCCGGGGTTTTCTGCTGGGGCTGGGCTATGGCTCCAACGTCTCGGATTGGCCCGGCGAATGTACCGAAATCCTGCGCGATTTCGCCGAAATCACCCAACTCGATCCCGCCAGTTCCGGCGACAGCGAAACCGATGAAACCGCCTACGCCGAACTGGCCGAATATGTCCGCGTCGGCGTGCAGGTCGTCCAGCGCGAACTCAAGGCGCGGCCCTCCCAACCCATCCGCCTCCATTGA
- a CDS encoding glycosyltransferase family A protein, which yields MNPASSQPPLVSVVIPCYNQAQYLREAVESVAAQSYPQREIVIVNDGSPDDTRAVAQALIAEFPSLPIFLVEQANGGLSRARNAGIAQARGRYILPLDADDKIHPEMLAKCVDLLESRPDLAIAYTDYQHFGDVDFVQQTPEYDFTVLSTQKCLHTATALYRKAAWTATGGYKANMVWGMEDWEFWIHCGKLGYFGHRIPAVLFYYRAKLAGSMIQVQRAHFEELWARIVLNHPDLYPGEIQGWAGRVWARALAEMLAGGGRYLNYLARLDLVALIGDAECLSAQDDFAHVAALYQLWLQHNPQQELGYAIHFNHGVALAQAGDAAGAERSYLRALELKPDFAAAATNLGLMRARSAQARGGEGAPIPAQTFGVDWLAMDLPFSCELHAFFPRTETPAAGAKRVLLIFTEPPSRMASAAWVREHHHQFDLIVTYQRELADLPNVRLLEFGSCWCGYDDPPAAKDFSVSFILSTGCDDGLEGYALRRAIATGAETGGPPFKLWLSRKGIRLAPEDIPQIQERERLGQYLVQGLGDSKVPVYASMYNLAIENTDADYYFTEKLIDCFINFSVPLYYGTGKIAEIFDMDGVIPVRDIGQVNQALAGLDPADYWRRMPALLRNHAIARRYAKPVQKLQELLAAEFGPAGARP from the coding sequence ATGAATCCCGCATCCTCCCAGCCGCCCTTGGTCTCGGTGGTGATTCCTTGCTACAACCAAGCCCAATACCTGCGCGAGGCGGTCGAGAGCGTGGCCGCGCAAAGCTATCCCCAACGCGAGATCGTGATCGTCAACGACGGCAGCCCGGACGACACCCGGGCCGTGGCCCAAGCCTTGATCGCCGAATTCCCGTCCCTGCCCATCTTCCTGGTCGAGCAAGCCAACGGCGGGCTATCGCGTGCCCGCAACGCCGGGATCGCCCAGGCCAGGGGCCGCTATATCCTGCCCTTGGACGCCGACGACAAAATCCATCCCGAGATGTTGGCCAAATGCGTCGATCTGCTGGAATCGCGCCCGGACCTCGCCATCGCCTATACCGATTACCAGCACTTCGGCGATGTCGATTTCGTCCAGCAGACCCCCGAATACGATTTCACCGTACTCAGCACCCAGAAATGCCTGCACACCGCCACCGCCCTCTACCGCAAAGCGGCCTGGACCGCGACCGGGGGCTATAAGGCCAATATGGTCTGGGGCATGGAGGATTGGGAGTTCTGGATTCACTGCGGCAAGCTCGGCTATTTCGGCCACAGGATTCCCGCAGTGTTGTTCTATTACCGGGCCAAGCTGGCCGGCAGCATGATCCAGGTGCAACGCGCCCATTTCGAGGAACTCTGGGCACGGATCGTATTGAACCATCCCGACCTCTATCCCGGCGAAATCCAAGGCTGGGCCGGCCGCGTCTGGGCCAGGGCGCTGGCCGAAATGCTGGCCGGGGGCGGGCGCTACCTGAATTATCTGGCCCGGCTGGACCTGGTCGCCTTGATCGGCGATGCCGAATGCCTCAGCGCCCAGGACGATTTCGCCCATGTCGCCGCGCTTTACCAACTGTGGCTGCAACACAACCCGCAACAGGAACTCGGCTACGCCATCCATTTCAACCACGGAGTGGCCTTGGCCCAGGCCGGGGACGCCGCCGGAGCCGAGCGCAGCTATCTGAGGGCGCTGGAACTCAAGCCCGATTTCGCAGCCGCCGCCACCAACCTGGGCCTGATGCGGGCGCGTTCGGCCCAGGCGCGGGGTGGCGAGGGCGCACCTATCCCGGCCCAGACCTTCGGCGTCGATTGGCTGGCGATGGACCTGCCCTTTTCCTGCGAATTGCACGCCTTTTTCCCGCGCACGGAAACCCCTGCCGCCGGGGCCAAGCGGGTGTTGTTGATCTTCACCGAACCGCCCAGCCGCATGGCCAGCGCCGCCTGGGTGCGCGAACACCACCACCAATTCGACCTGATCGTGACCTATCAGCGGGAATTGGCCGATTTGCCGAATGTGCGGCTCTTGGAATTCGGCTCGTGCTGGTGCGGCTACGACGATCCACCCGCCGCCAAGGATTTCAGCGTGAGCTTCATCCTCTCCACCGGCTGCGACGATGGCCTGGAAGGCTACGCCCTGCGCCGCGCCATCGCGACCGGGGCGGAAACCGGTGGGCCACCCTTCAAGCTCTGGCTGTCGCGCAAGGGCATACGGCTGGCCCCGGAAGACATCCCGCAAATCCAAGAGCGGGAACGGCTCGGGCAATATCTGGTGCAGGGGTTGGGCGACTCGAAAGTCCCGGTCTACGCCAGCATGTACAACCTCGCCATCGAGAACACCGACGCCGATTATTACTTCACGGAAAAGCTGATCGACTGCTTCATCAACTTCAGCGTGCCGCTCTACTACGGCACCGGCAAGATCGCCGAAATCTTCGACATGGACGGCGTCATCCCGGTGCGGGATATCGGGCAGGTCAACCAAGCGCTGGCCGGACTCGACCCCGCCGATTATTGGCGCAGGATGCCCGCCCTGCTGCGCAACCACGCCATCGCCCGCCGCTATGCCAAGCCAGTCCAAAAACTACAGGAATTGCTGGCCGCGGAATTCGGACCTGCCGGGGCAAGGCCGTGA